A window of the Candidatus Brocadiaceae bacterium genome harbors these coding sequences:
- a CDS encoding DUF2442 domain-containing protein produces MYFSVISVKPLDGYKLLIKFENDEEKIFDVSPYFDIGKFAELKDISLFNTVTVKFDSIEWANHLDIDPEVLYEKSIKVEAQHITNQLR; encoded by the coding sequence ATGTATTTTTCAGTAATAAGCGTAAAGCCATTAGATGGATATAAACTTTTGATTAAATTTGAAAATGATGAAGAAAAAATTTTTGATGTATCACCATATTTTGACATAGGTAAATTTGCAGAATTAAAAGATATTTCCCTGTTTAACACTGTAACGGTTAAATTTGATTCTATAGAATGGGCAAATCATTTGGATATTGATCCAGAAGTATTGTATGAAAAAAGTATTAAAGTAGAAGCTCAACACATAACAAATCAGTTGAGGTGA
- a CDS encoding DUF4160 domain-containing protein gives MPTISMFYGIIIRMYCSPREHNPPHVHAYYQDHKAIIDIRSCEISEGRLPPKQTKLVLAWAEIHQEELLADWKLASKGELPFPIEPLK, from the coding sequence ATGCCAACTATCTCGATGTTTTACGGAATCATTATCAGGATGTATTGTTCTCCGAGAGAACATAACCCTCCGCATGTCCACGCATATTATCAGGATCATAAGGCTATAATCGATATTCGTTCATGTGAGATATCAGAAGGCAGGTTGCCTCCAAAACAAACAAAACTTGTTTTGGCATGGGCCGAAATTCATCAGGAAGAACTCTTAGCTGATTGGAAATTGGCATCGAAAGGTGAACTTCCCTTTCCAATCGAACCTTTGAAATAA
- a CDS encoding HNH endonuclease has protein sequence MMLLTSVENVCPEVALFEPEFMPHNFIQSAYGNGSYYKESRRFEAEAKPYSECAEFSEYLFHKIGQLKIRGTTNQTKRKRLHISKTMKFEIFHRDDFCCYYCKRHKNELPKGIHLTLDHKIPHVEGGDDSFVNIVTACSDCNSGKSSKIINK, from the coding sequence ATGATGCTTTTAACCTCAGTTGAAAATGTATGCCCTGAAGTTGCATTATTTGAACCTGAATTTATGCCTCATAATTTTATACAATCAGCTTATGGAAATGGCTCTTATTATAAAGAATCGCGACGTTTTGAGGCGGAGGCAAAACCTTATAGTGAATGTGCTGAGTTTTCTGAATATTTGTTTCATAAAATAGGACAGCTTAAAATAAGAGGAACTACAAACCAAACAAAACGTAAAAGATTGCACATAAGCAAGACTATGAAATTTGAGATATTTCATCGAGATGATTTTTGTTGTTATTATTGTAAAAGACACAAAAATGAATTACCAAAGGGAATTCATCTTACTCTGGACCATAAAATTCCTCATGTTGAAGGTGGTGATGATTCTTTTGTAAATATAGTTACCGCTTGTTCAGACTGTAATAGCGGAAAATCAAGCAAGATCATTAATAAGTAG
- a CDS encoding HNH endonuclease: MISEFADNLHADAHDMFQEWRLENPEGFFIKQKGKGMYLLHHVGCAHIGNPFWGTEDTIQSRERSQSLTTSRKICSSDPKELLAWLVKENFAHEICHHCVDSNDPSHLKPSVSAMQRMDRWIVSLNQWVENHQGELENTTIQANSDAVEDDAQHFYNNVSRSLQDSQSSRQARLATAPKIPDRTSTTSTSFRRNPDVVAEVLLRAKGKCEGCLLSAPFTRASDGTPYLEVRHRVMLAADGEDTVANAIALCPNCHRAARYA; the protein is encoded by the coding sequence ATGATCTCCGAGTTCGCTGACAACCTTCATGCAGATGCCCATGATATGTTTCAAGAGTGGCGCTTGGAAAATCCAGAAGGGTTCTTTATCAAGCAAAAAGGGAAGGGAATGTATCTCTTACACCACGTTGGCTGCGCACATATCGGGAATCCATTTTGGGGTACAGAAGATACGATTCAATCACGAGAACGGTCTCAGTCATTAACGACAAGCCGGAAAATCTGCTCTTCTGACCCAAAGGAGTTGCTTGCCTGGTTGGTAAAAGAAAACTTTGCACATGAAATTTGTCATCATTGCGTTGATAGTAACGATCCAAGTCATCTGAAACCTTCGGTTTCAGCAATGCAGCGAATGGATAGGTGGATCGTATCGCTAAACCAATGGGTAGAAAACCATCAAGGCGAATTGGAAAATACGACCATCCAAGCCAATTCTGATGCGGTGGAGGATGATGCGCAGCATTTCTACAACAATGTGTCTCGATCTCTACAAGATAGCCAGTCGTCAAGACAAGCTCGTCTAGCAACCGCTCCAAAAATACCGGATCGCACTTCCACTACATCCACATCATTTCGGCGAAACCCAGATGTTGTTGCTGAGGTTTTATTAAGGGCAAAAGGAAAGTGTGAGGGCTGTCTTCTGTCAGCACCATTCACGCGCGCATCGGATGGAACGCCATACCTTGAAGTGCGTCACCGTGTCATGCTTGCAGCGGATGGTGAAGACACAGTAGCCAATGCCATTGCCTTGTGCCCAAACTGTCATCGCGCAGCACGCTATGCATAA